One Nitrososphaerota archaeon DNA segment encodes these proteins:
- the kdpA gene encoding potassium-transporting ATPase subunit KdpA, giving the protein MIDASQILSLILILTVTLILARLLAPYITRVFNRAPTRLDKVLNPVENAVYRIIGAETSHSMTWKEYFVAALLLNVSQMLIAFLILLFQDKLPLNPQRFPGLTLDLAFNTVVSFATNTNLQHYSGETTLSYFSQMAAIQFLQFTSAATGLSVAIALVRGFTAKSKGMGNFYVDFVRSLTRLFLPLCLVASIAFVWLGVPQTLSDYTLVKTVEGASQTILVGPVASLVSIMQIGTNGGGYYGANSAYPFQNPSPASDILQILLMLLIPTALTFVYGEMLGKRKESRPIIIGAYALFIINLFIAFIPTTTIGRGIEVRIGGFFSAFWTVVTTAVTTGSVNASLAAMHPLVILSAFLGMLIQASPGGKGVGLMYMVMYIVITVFIVGLMSGRTPEYLGIKITARDVKIVMLAFLVHPIIILVPTVLAYATGAAKAIGVGTDSLGFTQLLYEFTTAAANNGSDFLGASANTVFFNISTAIVIFLGRFIPIALLLALAGSMIGRKRSRSEVGLRTDSISFSFVLVAIVLLVVVLTFFPFLALGPILAYFQGHVNIFA; this is encoded by the coding sequence ATGATCGATGCAAGCCAAATACTTTCACTGATACTGATTCTAACTGTAACCCTGATTCTTGCCCGTCTTCTAGCACCGTATATTACACGAGTATTTAATCGCGCACCAACTCGTTTAGACAAAGTCCTGAATCCTGTCGAGAATGCAGTCTACAGAATCATAGGCGCAGAGACAAGCCATTCGATGACTTGGAAGGAGTATTTTGTCGCTGCACTTCTGCTCAATGTTTCGCAGATGCTTATAGCGTTTTTGATACTTTTGTTCCAAGACAAGTTGCCGCTCAACCCACAAAGATTTCCGGGCTTAACGTTGGACTTGGCGTTCAATACTGTTGTTTCATTCGCTACCAACACGAATTTGCAGCACTACAGCGGAGAGACGACCCTTTCATACTTTAGCCAGATGGCTGCAATTCAGTTCCTGCAGTTCACCTCCGCCGCGACAGGGCTTAGCGTCGCCATAGCGCTGGTGCGCGGCTTCACAGCCAAATCTAAAGGGATGGGTAACTTCTATGTCGATTTTGTAAGGAGCCTGACCAGGCTCTTTCTCCCTTTGTGCTTAGTGGCTTCAATAGCATTTGTCTGGCTTGGCGTACCGCAAACTCTTAGCGACTATACGTTGGTGAAAACTGTTGAAGGAGCATCACAAACCATTCTTGTCGGGCCCGTAGCCTCTCTTGTATCGATAATGCAGATTGGAACCAATGGTGGAGGATATTACGGGGCTAACTCAGCATACCCGTTCCAGAACCCAAGTCCAGCCTCAGATATTCTACAGATACTCCTAATGCTTCTGATACCTACAGCGTTGACCTTTGTTTACGGAGAGATGCTTGGAAAGCGAAAGGAAAGTAGACCCATAATTATAGGTGCTTATGCGCTTTTCATAATTAACCTCTTCATAGCATTCATTCCAACAACCACCATCGGCCGAGGCATCGAGGTTAGAATAGGAGGATTCTTCTCAGCGTTCTGGACTGTGGTAACCACTGCTGTCACCACGGGTTCGGTTAACGCTTCTTTGGCAGCTATGCATCCGCTTGTCATACTTTCAGCGTTTCTTGGAATGTTGATCCAAGCGTCCCCCGGAGGCAAGGGTGTAGGCTTGATGTATATGGTCATGTATATCGTGATTACAGTTTTCATTGTAGGGCTGATGTCAGGAAGAACCCCGGAGTATCTCGGGATCAAAATCACAGCAAGAGATGTGAAGATAGTGATGCTCGCATTTCTAGTTCATCCGATAATCATCCTTGTCCCAACCGTGTTAGCATACGCAACCGGAGCAGCTAAAGCAATAGGAGTAGGCACCGACTCGCTTGGTTTCACCCAGCTCCTATACGAATTCACAACGGCTGCTGCGAACAACGGCTCAGACTTTCTCGGCGCCTCAGCGAACACCGTCTTCTTCAATATCTCCACTGCCATAGTAATTTTTCTGGGCAGGTTCATACCAATCGCGCTACTTCTCGCTCTAGCCGGCTCTATGATTGGGAGAAAGAGAAGCCGTAGCGAAGTAGGGTTAAGAACAGACAGCATATCCTTTTCATTTGTACTAGTTGCAATTGTATTGCTCGTAGTTGTGTTGACGTTCTTTCCGTTTCTAGCACTTGGCCCAATTCTTGCATACTTCCAAGGACACGTGAACATCTTTGCCTAA
- a CDS encoding potassium-transporting ATPase subunit C: MAKLETEKKKERHSNYYRPVIGLAGASLLICGLFFPLLVTGLAQVLMPFQANGELVQLNGRYVGSNLIAQNFTSPFFFHPRNDSASGVDPHITLSDAYSQMSRIQRATGISYDDLKMIVNQNVEGTFWVFGSPYVNVLQLNLLLIKTYPSTYNNSG; the protein is encoded by the coding sequence TTGGCTAAGTTGGAGACAGAAAAGAAGAAGGAAAGACACAGCAACTACTACAGGCCGGTAATAGGGCTAGCAGGCGCATCGCTACTGATCTGTGGATTATTTTTCCCGCTTCTAGTTACAGGGTTAGCGCAAGTTTTAATGCCGTTCCAAGCAAACGGTGAACTAGTTCAGCTTAACGGTCGATATGTTGGTTCTAACTTGATTGCGCAGAATTTTACTTCACCATTCTTCTTCCATCCAAGAAACGACTCAGCATCAGGCGTAGATCCACATATCACACTCTCCGATGCATACTCACAAATGTCAAGAATTCAACGTGCCACTGGCATATCATACGATGATCTGAAGATGATTGTGAATCAAAACGTAGAGGGAACATTCTGGGTGTTCGGGAGTCCATACGTAAATGTTCTGCAGCTTAATCTGCTACTAATCAAAACATATCCCTCAACCTACAATAATTCCGGGTAG
- a CDS encoding HAD-IC family P-type ATPase, with product MPNSSDENQVEDSKLVREKEPATSNQRRFFISGKILLDSIVRLSPRSLVSNPVMLVVEVTFFIVAAMAIYPQAFYPVASLSERTFYIEVAAILLLTVWFSTLSDALAEQQAKNTASSLRKLESAVQCKKIVTEEWVRKVVLVSSTTLRKDDLISLEKNDVVPTDAEVLEGIAMVDESLLTGESTPVRKAPGDTLIGGSRVISDILVAKVTVNPEESYISKMVKMVESSKRPKTPNEQAVTMVLFGLTAIFTIIILSLLGLSITLNLGGDLSVLIALYVCLLPTTIGALLPAIGLSGISRLYQRKIVAKSGRAIETAGDANVILLDKTGTITFGNRQAIQFIPCEGYTEREVGDAAFLSSWYDDTPEGRSILRLAHEKGFIPKNLNALGAAQVYEFSASTRSSGVKLTRSAEITLQKAGRAIFQRGRVRRKYLAATDEMNRYEATDTEEEIEIIKGAPDSIKRTVHSYPANFDDTVDDISKAGETPMAISRNGAMVGIIRLKDMLKPDIKEKIQSVKMMGIRPVMITGDQPLTAQSISNEVGIEEFVPQAKPENKYGIVKKEQSQNRIVAMIGDGTNDAPALSLADVGLAMNSGTEAAKEAANMVDLESNPAKIIDVVMLGKQLLMTRGAITAFSIANDVAKYFAIVPVLFAASVPQLQALNVLGLGLRSAVLSALIFNAVIIPLLIPLAMRGIVFKPSDTMTLFLKNIAIYGVGGVIVPFVGIKLIDILLSLLHV from the coding sequence TTGCCTAACAGCAGTGATGAAAACCAAGTGGAGGACAGCAAATTAGTTAGGGAAAAAGAACCGGCCACGTCTAACCAGCGCAGATTCTTCATCTCAGGAAAGATTCTCCTTGACTCCATCGTCAGGCTGAGTCCGCGGTCACTTGTATCGAACCCAGTTATGCTAGTAGTTGAGGTCACGTTCTTCATCGTAGCTGCGATGGCTATCTATCCACAGGCCTTCTACCCAGTCGCAAGTCTGAGCGAAAGAACGTTCTACATTGAAGTAGCCGCCATATTGCTACTTACAGTCTGGTTCAGTACACTTTCAGATGCACTTGCCGAGCAACAGGCCAAGAACACGGCAAGTAGTCTCCGTAAGCTCGAGAGCGCGGTTCAATGCAAGAAGATAGTAACCGAGGAGTGGGTGAGAAAAGTTGTATTGGTCTCGTCGACCACTCTGCGCAAAGATGATTTAATCAGCTTAGAGAAAAACGATGTTGTCCCAACAGATGCTGAGGTGCTTGAAGGGATCGCGATGGTTGATGAGTCGCTTCTCACCGGGGAGTCTACGCCTGTCAGGAAGGCGCCGGGAGACACACTAATAGGTGGTTCAAGAGTCATCAGCGACATTCTAGTTGCAAAAGTCACTGTAAATCCAGAGGAAAGTTACATCAGCAAGATGGTGAAAATGGTCGAATCGTCAAAGCGACCGAAAACGCCAAACGAGCAAGCAGTCACTATGGTTCTGTTTGGTCTCACAGCCATATTCACCATCATCATTCTCTCGCTTCTCGGTCTCTCGATTACACTCAATCTTGGAGGAGATCTTTCAGTGCTCATCGCGCTCTATGTGTGTCTCCTTCCAACAACAATAGGAGCACTTCTGCCAGCCATCGGGCTATCCGGAATATCTAGGCTTTACCAAAGAAAAATTGTTGCAAAATCCGGCAGAGCAATAGAGACAGCTGGAGACGCTAATGTAATTCTTCTCGACAAGACGGGGACAATTACCTTTGGGAACCGGCAGGCAATACAATTCATACCGTGTGAAGGATACACTGAAAGAGAAGTAGGGGACGCCGCATTTCTTTCCTCATGGTATGATGATACACCTGAAGGAAGAAGCATACTCAGGCTCGCTCATGAGAAGGGCTTCATCCCGAAGAACCTGAACGCGCTTGGAGCAGCGCAAGTATACGAATTCTCTGCAAGCACCCGTAGTAGCGGAGTGAAGCTGACCCGCAGCGCCGAAATCACGCTACAAAAAGCTGGTAGAGCAATTTTTCAAAGAGGCCGAGTTAGACGGAAATACCTGGCCGCAACAGATGAGATGAACAGGTATGAGGCAACAGATACCGAGGAGGAGATTGAGATTATCAAGGGAGCACCGGACTCAATCAAGAGAACAGTGCACTCCTATCCTGCTAATTTTGATGATACGGTAGATGATATTTCTAAAGCAGGCGAAACACCGATGGCAATTTCGAGAAACGGAGCGATGGTCGGTATAATCAGGCTGAAGGATATGTTAAAGCCCGACATCAAAGAAAAGATCCAGTCTGTTAAGATGATGGGGATAAGACCAGTTATGATAACTGGGGATCAACCGCTCACAGCTCAAAGCATATCAAACGAGGTGGGTATCGAGGAATTTGTGCCGCAGGCAAAGCCTGAGAATAAGTATGGCATTGTAAAGAAAGAGCAGTCTCAAAACAGGATTGTAGCAATGATTGGCGACGGAACCAATGATGCCCCAGCATTATCTCTTGCAGACGTTGGGCTTGCTATGAACTCCGGCACCGAGGCGGCTAAAGAGGCAGCCAACATGGTTGACCTTGAGTCTAACCCAGCAAAAATAATTGATGTAGTTATGCTTGGAAAGCAGCTTCTGATGACACGCGGAGCAATAACAGCGTTCAGCATAGCGAATGATGTAGCAAAGTACTTCGCAATCGTTCCGGTTCTGTTCGCTGCATCTGTGCCACAACTTCAGGCACTTAACGTGCTTGGGCTAGGTTTACGCAGCGCAGTTCTCTCAGCATTGATATTCAACGCAGTCATTATTCCTCTGCTTATTCCTCTGGCAATGAGGGGAATAGTTTTCAAACCATCAGATACAATGACGCTTTTCCTGAAGAACATAGCAATATATGGAGTTGGAGGCGTCATTGTGCCATTCGTAGGAATCAAGCTGATAGACATCCTGCTTTCTCTGCTTCATGTATAG
- a CDS encoding GYD domain-containing protein, whose product MTVYIRLINFTEKGSEGIKDFPKMRKEFLAKAKDLGIKVQATYITLGRYDMVTVLEAPDEKTLLKLETTFIGPKGRTKVETLTALSAEEFEKVVVPA is encoded by the coding sequence ATGACCGTATATATCCGGCTGATCAACTTTACGGAAAAAGGGTCTGAAGGAATTAAGGACTTTCCAAAGATGCGAAAGGAGTTCCTTGCCAAGGCGAAAGATCTAGGCATCAAAGTGCAGGCGACATACATAACGCTGGGTCGATACGACATGGTCACAGTCCTTGAAGCGCCCGATGAGAAGACTCTCCTGAAACTTGAAACGACATTCATCGGTCCGAAAGGACGCACCAAAGTCGAGACGTTGACAGCGCTGTCCGCTGAAGAATTCGAAAAGGTAGTAGTACCAGCTTAG
- a CDS encoding serine/threonine protein kinase, giving the protein MSQQTNIVSVPVKELASEPYVQVLCYPSRDTEEAKRRIQELEGLGVSRIIFEGRTRVGNLGLLGKGCVGLVVKAETLDKEVYALKIRRMDANRPSMQREAELHRVANSVNVGAKLFKASDNFLLMEMIDGESINVWISKLWGVGSTFRMREGARAVLEQCFRLDHAGLDHGELSNLEKHVLVGRRIVILDFETASTDRRPSNVTSALQNILVGGPQAKKARRLIGVLDTGVIIEAVRRYKVEPVRERFDEMLRELRLG; this is encoded by the coding sequence TTGTCTCAACAGACGAATATAGTTTCGGTTCCGGTTAAAGAGCTTGCTTCAGAGCCGTACGTACAGGTGCTCTGCTACCCTTCACGCGATACTGAGGAGGCTAAGCGGAGGATTCAGGAGCTTGAAGGACTGGGTGTATCTCGGATAATCTTTGAGGGACGAACAAGGGTTGGGAACCTCGGTCTTCTCGGCAAAGGCTGCGTAGGCTTAGTTGTGAAGGCTGAGACGCTGGACAAAGAGGTTTACGCTTTGAAGATCAGGAGGATGGATGCTAATCGTCCTTCGATGCAGCGTGAAGCGGAGCTGCACCGAGTTGCTAATAGTGTTAATGTTGGGGCTAAGCTGTTCAAGGCTTCGGATAACTTTCTCCTGATGGAGATGATTGACGGCGAGAGCATTAACGTATGGATTAGTAAGCTGTGGGGGGTTGGTTCGACCTTCCGGATGCGGGAGGGTGCAAGAGCTGTTTTGGAGCAGTGTTTTAGGCTGGATCACGCTGGGCTTGACCATGGGGAGTTGAGCAATTTGGAGAAGCATGTGTTAGTCGGCAGACGGATAGTGATTCTCGATTTTGAAACGGCGAGTACGGATCGGCGGCCTTCGAATGTGACGTCGGCGTTACAAAATATCTTGGTTGGTGGGCCTCAGGCTAAGAAGGCGCGCAGGCTAATTGGTGTATTAGATACCGGGGTAATTATTGAGGCGGTGCGACGGTATAAGGTGGAGCCGGTTCGGGAACGGTTTGATGAAATGCTTAGAGAACTTAGGCTCGGTTAA
- a CDS encoding Lrp/AsnC ligand binding domain-containing protein, giving the protein MPRLLAFIDIFVESTYMDNVVQELSKLENLEELYEVTGEFDIVTLVSAADIEEFRDILKNKIMKIQGVKSTVSSIVLMAHKGPRCIHELQRDKPTSTG; this is encoded by the coding sequence GCCCCGCCTACTTGCGTTTATAGATATCTTCGTGGAGTCAACCTACATGGATAATGTGGTACAGGAGCTCTCTAAGCTTGAAAACTTGGAGGAACTCTACGAGGTGACCGGCGAATTTGACATCGTCACGCTGGTTTCGGCTGCGGACATTGAAGAGTTTAGGGACATTCTGAAGAACAAGATAATGAAGATACAGGGCGTAAAGAGCACCGTAAGCTCGATTGTACTGATGGCTCACAAAGGGCCAAGATGTATACACGAACTTCAGCGGGATAAACCAACCTCGACCGGCTAA